In Chryseobacterium camelliae, one DNA window encodes the following:
- a CDS encoding DUF350 domain-containing protein — MEQIYFLPIINSVLYSFLGIAILLVCYFIIEKLTPEKTWYEIAHNKNVALAIIFGAFIIGISIIISAAIHG; from the coding sequence ATGGAGCAAATTTATTTTTTACCTATTATCAACTCAGTACTATATTCCTTTTTAGGAATTGCCATACTGCTGGTGTGTTATTTTATTATTGAAAAACTGACTCCGGAAAAAACATGGTATGAGATTGCGCACAATAAAAATGTGGCCTTGGCCATTATTTTCGGTGCGTTCATCATAGGTATTTCCATCATTATAAGTGCTGCTATTCATGGATAA
- a CDS encoding polyamine aminopropyltransferase: MDKNRIPLELLLLFSVFVIATCGLIYELVAGALASYLLGDSVKQFSFIIGVYLFSMGVGSYLSKYIKGNLIDKFVEIEILVGIVGGISAVVLFILFNTLSHFEGVLYLFVFCTGCLVGVEIPLLMNILKDRVQFKDLVSNVFAFDYIGALLASILFPLVLIPHLGIVKTPLFFGLINISIAIFLCFYLKRELSSPVSLKFKAIGAFLLLLVLFIFSDRLLSYSEEKLYGENIIFTKSSPYQRIVLTRNNREFRLYLNNNLQFSSTDEYRYHEALVHPALSMARNIRNILVLGGGDGFAVRELLKYRDVRHITLVDLDEQMTSFFKNNETMRRLNQNSLSDPKVAIINKDAYIWVKENKQKWDVIIIDFPDPSNYSLGKLYSQQFYKELEKLTTPDTKIVIQTTSPYFAPKSFWCIEKTVHQVFPFTDAYHTYVPSFGEWGFTLASFKPLNQKLYRKLPNLKFYDYNFHQWTYFTKDMKADDIEVNRLDNQILVRYFDEEWGKVQ; encoded by the coding sequence ATGGATAAGAACAGGATTCCTTTGGAATTATTACTGCTGTTTTCCGTATTTGTGATTGCTACCTGCGGTCTTATTTATGAATTGGTGGCCGGTGCATTGGCAAGTTATCTGCTAGGAGATTCCGTGAAACAGTTTTCATTCATAATTGGAGTATATCTCTTCTCAATGGGCGTGGGCTCTTATCTTTCCAAATACATTAAGGGAAATCTTATTGATAAATTTGTGGAGATTGAAATCCTGGTAGGTATTGTTGGTGGGATCAGTGCTGTGGTTTTATTTATTCTTTTCAATACACTTTCTCATTTTGAAGGAGTCTTATACCTATTTGTTTTTTGTACGGGATGTCTGGTAGGAGTAGAAATCCCGCTTCTTATGAATATTCTCAAAGATAGGGTGCAGTTTAAAGACTTGGTATCCAACGTTTTCGCTTTCGATTATATCGGAGCATTGCTGGCCTCGATCCTGTTTCCTTTGGTGCTCATTCCTCATCTGGGAATTGTAAAAACACCTTTGTTTTTTGGGCTAATCAATATTTCTATTGCTATATTTTTATGTTTTTATCTGAAGAGAGAACTTTCTAGTCCGGTTTCCTTAAAATTTAAAGCCATTGGCGCTTTCCTTTTATTGCTTGTATTGTTCATTTTTTCAGATAGACTTTTATCTTATTCAGAGGAAAAGCTGTATGGTGAGAATATAATATTTACGAAAAGTTCCCCGTATCAGAGAATTGTTCTGACCCGGAACAACAGAGAATTCAGGCTTTACCTGAATAATAATCTGCAATTTTCATCTACTGATGAATACAGATATCACGAAGCGTTGGTGCATCCTGCATTATCTATGGCCCGAAACATTCGCAATATTCTGGTTCTGGGTGGAGGTGACGGATTTGCCGTTCGCGAACTTTTAAAATACAGAGATGTAAGACATATCACGCTGGTGGATCTGGATGAGCAAATGACAAGTTTTTTTAAAAATAATGAAACGATGCGAAGGCTGAATCAGAATTCATTATCAGATCCAAAAGTGGCTATCATTAATAAAGATGCTTATATCTGGGTGAAGGAGAACAAGCAGAAATGGGATGTGATCATAATAGATTTTCCGGATCCTTCCAATTATAGCTTGGGAAAACTTTACTCACAACAGTTTTACAAAGAACTTGAAAAACTGACCACTCCGGATACCAAAATTGTTATACAGACCACTTCTCCCTACTTTGCACCAAAATCTTTCTGGTGCATTGAAAAAACGGTTCATCAGGTATTTCCTTTTACTGATGCCTATCATACCTATGTTCCTTCATTCGGTGAATGGGGATTTACATTAGCATCATTTAAGCCTTTAAACCAAAAGTTATATAGGAAGCTTCCTAATCTTAAATTTTATGATTATAACTTTCATCAATGGACATACTTCACCAAAGATATGAAAGCTGATGATATAGAAGTCAATCGTTTAGATAATCAGATATTAGTACGTTATTTTGATGAAGAATGGGGTAAAGTACAGTAG
- a CDS encoding NAD(P)-binding protein, whose protein sequence is MSEEIYIRYLIVGGGISGLSACRFFHQNGQDEYMLLEMENHLGGNSSNGQNEYSKFPLGAHYLPLPNKENTEIIQFLKECGIYQSDDDQGEPVLDEYQMTFPQQERLFYKNIWQNDLVPQSGLSQAVKNEINRFFSMMDNYRTKKDAEGKYWFAIPLEDSSKEPDPMKLETIYFRDYLENEGFKSEELLWLLDYSCRDDYGLGIDYVSAWAGIHYFAGRKNNWSKGYKEQVFTWPEGNARLAEHLSRYTKGKHLIGHLVYDIKINEGSVEVLSFDSTQQKTKKIVAEKVLMATPQFVNSRILNKKQNPSFHYVPWLLTTIILKNEFGGDNELAWDNVIYGSEGLGYIYDQHQSVEQIMGGKVITYYRSFSTADCRKARKKLYSMKDAELKNLVLEDLKKAHPEIEKFVIEMQFHKIGHAMIAPVPGQIFGTHTREARKPLEGKVFFAHSDLSGISIFEESFYQGLRAAQEML, encoded by the coding sequence GTGTCAGAAGAAATCTATATTCGTTATCTTATCGTAGGAGGTGGCATATCAGGACTTTCAGCATGCAGGTTTTTTCATCAGAACGGCCAGGATGAATACATGCTTTTGGAAATGGAAAATCATTTAGGAGGTAATTCTTCCAATGGACAAAACGAATATTCAAAATTCCCGTTAGGTGCCCACTATCTTCCTTTGCCTAATAAAGAAAATACAGAAATCATTCAATTCCTGAAAGAATGTGGAATTTATCAGAGTGATGATGACCAGGGTGAGCCGGTATTAGATGAATACCAGATGACTTTTCCACAGCAGGAAAGGCTTTTTTACAAAAATATTTGGCAGAATGATCTTGTACCGCAATCTGGACTTTCTCAGGCTGTAAAAAATGAGATCAATCGTTTTTTCAGCATGATGGATAACTACCGGACCAAAAAAGATGCTGAAGGTAAATATTGGTTCGCTATTCCACTGGAAGATTCGTCAAAAGAACCCGATCCGATGAAGCTCGAAACAATTTACTTTAGGGATTATCTGGAAAATGAAGGCTTCAAGTCAGAAGAATTGCTTTGGCTGCTTGATTACTCATGTAGGGATGATTACGGTTTAGGGATTGATTATGTTTCAGCCTGGGCTGGAATACATTATTTTGCAGGGCGAAAGAATAACTGGAGTAAAGGGTACAAAGAACAGGTTTTTACCTGGCCTGAAGGAAATGCCAGGCTTGCAGAACATTTATCACGCTATACAAAGGGAAAACATTTAATTGGGCATTTAGTTTATGATATAAAAATAAACGAAGGTTCTGTTGAGGTTTTGAGTTTTGACAGCACTCAGCAAAAAACAAAAAAAATTGTGGCTGAAAAAGTACTGATGGCAACACCTCAGTTTGTAAATAGCAGGATCCTAAATAAGAAGCAGAACCCCTCTTTCCATTATGTTCCATGGTTATTGACAACAATTATACTGAAAAATGAATTCGGAGGTGATAATGAATTGGCCTGGGATAATGTGATTTATGGTTCAGAGGGATTAGGGTATATTTATGATCAGCACCAAAGTGTGGAACAGATTATGGGAGGAAAAGTCATTACTTATTACAGAAGTTTTTCCACAGCGGATTGTAGGAAAGCAAGGAAAAAATTGTATTCTATGAAGGATGCAGAGCTGAAAAATCTTGTATTGGAAGACCTTAAAAAAGCCCATCCGGAGATTGAGAAATTTGTTATCGAAATGCAGTTTCACAAAATAGGTCACGCGATGATTGCCCCTGTTCCCGGTCAGATTTTTGGTACTCATACCCGTGAGGCAAGGAAACCTTTGGAAGGAAAAGTATTTTTTGCCCACAGTGATCTCTCCGGAATTTCTATTTTTGAAGAATCTTTCTACCAGGGCCTCCGAGCAGCCCAGGAAATGCTATGA